A single region of the Polyodon spathula isolate WHYD16114869_AA chromosome 5, ASM1765450v1, whole genome shotgun sequence genome encodes:
- the sertad2b gene encoding SERTA domain-containing protein 2b isoform X2 yields the protein MDRLDRGRDCSFSRGRLPTQYMLGKGAKRKLDEHEDGLEGKAASAGGGPSKVSYTLQRQTIFNISLMKLYNHRALTEPSLQKRVLINNMLRRIQEELKLEGSLRPMFFAASQPQDDPLDEGYREAQPAFSILSATAQPAQPSALTSTTPLESCLTPASLLEDDTSFCTSPPSLTPHPQHDGPTKPPPPPPLVAIKDSFSSALDEIEELCPTSTSPETAAVTVTTPRMPPLSPAPVLDSKDLETNVCSQKFEGLVTQQESKASAAAESKLVDSSSPSNFEITTSTGFLTDLALDDILFADIDTSMYDFDPCTSTTGTTSKIAPVTADDLLKTLSPYNNQPVTPNQPFKMDLTELDHIMEVLVGS from the exons ATGGACAGATTGGACAGAGGGAGAGACTGCAGCTTCTCCCGAGGGAGACTCCCCACCCA ATATATGTTGGGTAAAGGGGCGAAGCGGAAGCTTGATGAGCATGAAGACGGGCTGGAAGGCAAAGCGGCATCGGCGGGGGGCGGCCCGTCGAAGGTGTCCTACACCCTGCAGCGGCAGACCATCTTCAACATCTCCCTCATGAAGCTGTACAACCACCGGGCGCTGACGGAGCCCAGCCTGCAGAAGCGAGTGCTCATCAACAACATGCTGCGGCGCATCCAGGAGGAGCTCAAGCTGGAGGGCAGCCTGCGGCCCATGTTCTTCGCTGCCTCCCAGCCGCAAGATGACCCCCTGGACGAGGGCTACCGGGAGGCCCAGCCAGCCTTCAGCATCCTGTCAGCCACTGCACAGCCAGCCCAGCCCTCTGCTCTTACAAGCACTACACCACTAGAGTCCTGCCTCACCCCTGCTTCCCTCCTCGAGGATGATACTTCTTTTTGCACTTCTCCTCCAAGTCTGACTCCCCACCCCCAGCACGACGGGCCTACCAAACCACCTCCACCACCCCCGCTGGTGGCTATTAAAGACAGTTTTTCCTCGGCCTTGGATGAAATAGAGGAGCTTTGTCCCACATCTACCTCCCCTGAGACCGCAGCAGTGACAGTGACAACACCCAGAATGCCACCGCTGTCGCCAGCACCTGTATTAGACTCTAAAGACCTTGAGACCAACGTCTGTAGCCAAAAGTTTGAGGGACTGGTCACACAGCAGGAGAGCAAAGCATCAGCAGCCGCTGAATCAAAGCTAGTGGACTCATCGTCGCCCAGTAACTTTGAGATTACGACTTCCACTGGTTTTCTCACAGACCTGGCCCTGGATGACATCCTGTTTGCTGATATTGACACCTCTATGTACGATTTTGACCCATGCACGTCCACTACGGGGACCACCTCCAAAATAGCCCCTGTAACCGCAGACGATCTCCTCAAAACCTTATCTCCTTATAACAATCAACCAGTCACCCCAAATCAGCCTTTCAAAATGGACCTCACAGAGCTGGACCACATAATGGAAGTACTTGTTGGCTCTtga
- the sertad2b gene encoding SERTA domain-containing protein 2b isoform X3, with translation MLGKGAKRKLDEHEDGLEGKAASAGGGPSKVSYTLQRQTIFNISLMKLYNHRALTEPSLQKRVLINNMLRRIQEELKLEGSLRPMFFAASQPQDDPLDEGYREAQPAFSILSATAQPAQPSALTSTTPLESCLTPASLLEDDTSFCTSPPSLTPHPQHDGPTKPPPPPPLVAIKDSFSSALDEIEELCPTSTSPETAAVTVTTPRMPPLSPAPVLDSKDLETNVCSQKFEGLVTQQESKASAAAESKLVDSSSPSNFEITTSTGFLTDLALDDILFADIDTSMYDFDPCTSTTGTTSKIAPVTADDLLKTLSPYNNQPVTPNQPFKMDLTELDHIMEVLVGS, from the coding sequence ATGTTGGGTAAAGGGGCGAAGCGGAAGCTTGATGAGCATGAAGACGGGCTGGAAGGCAAAGCGGCATCGGCGGGGGGCGGCCCGTCGAAGGTGTCCTACACCCTGCAGCGGCAGACCATCTTCAACATCTCCCTCATGAAGCTGTACAACCACCGGGCGCTGACGGAGCCCAGCCTGCAGAAGCGAGTGCTCATCAACAACATGCTGCGGCGCATCCAGGAGGAGCTCAAGCTGGAGGGCAGCCTGCGGCCCATGTTCTTCGCTGCCTCCCAGCCGCAAGATGACCCCCTGGACGAGGGCTACCGGGAGGCCCAGCCAGCCTTCAGCATCCTGTCAGCCACTGCACAGCCAGCCCAGCCCTCTGCTCTTACAAGCACTACACCACTAGAGTCCTGCCTCACCCCTGCTTCCCTCCTCGAGGATGATACTTCTTTTTGCACTTCTCCTCCAAGTCTGACTCCCCACCCCCAGCACGACGGGCCTACCAAACCACCTCCACCACCCCCGCTGGTGGCTATTAAAGACAGTTTTTCCTCGGCCTTGGATGAAATAGAGGAGCTTTGTCCCACATCTACCTCCCCTGAGACCGCAGCAGTGACAGTGACAACACCCAGAATGCCACCGCTGTCGCCAGCACCTGTATTAGACTCTAAAGACCTTGAGACCAACGTCTGTAGCCAAAAGTTTGAGGGACTGGTCACACAGCAGGAGAGCAAAGCATCAGCAGCCGCTGAATCAAAGCTAGTGGACTCATCGTCGCCCAGTAACTTTGAGATTACGACTTCCACTGGTTTTCTCACAGACCTGGCCCTGGATGACATCCTGTTTGCTGATATTGACACCTCTATGTACGATTTTGACCCATGCACGTCCACTACGGGGACCACCTCCAAAATAGCCCCTGTAACCGCAGACGATCTCCTCAAAACCTTATCTCCTTATAACAATCAACCAGTCACCCCAAATCAGCCTTTCAAAATGGACCTCACAGAGCTGGACCACATAATGGAAGTACTTGTTGGCTCTtga
- the sertad2b gene encoding SERTA domain-containing protein 2b isoform X1 produces the protein MQHHLQSICCSWFRFAVVSIRYMLGKGAKRKLDEHEDGLEGKAASAGGGPSKVSYTLQRQTIFNISLMKLYNHRALTEPSLQKRVLINNMLRRIQEELKLEGSLRPMFFAASQPQDDPLDEGYREAQPAFSILSATAQPAQPSALTSTTPLESCLTPASLLEDDTSFCTSPPSLTPHPQHDGPTKPPPPPPLVAIKDSFSSALDEIEELCPTSTSPETAAVTVTTPRMPPLSPAPVLDSKDLETNVCSQKFEGLVTQQESKASAAAESKLVDSSSPSNFEITTSTGFLTDLALDDILFADIDTSMYDFDPCTSTTGTTSKIAPVTADDLLKTLSPYNNQPVTPNQPFKMDLTELDHIMEVLVGS, from the coding sequence ATATATGTTGGGTAAAGGGGCGAAGCGGAAGCTTGATGAGCATGAAGACGGGCTGGAAGGCAAAGCGGCATCGGCGGGGGGCGGCCCGTCGAAGGTGTCCTACACCCTGCAGCGGCAGACCATCTTCAACATCTCCCTCATGAAGCTGTACAACCACCGGGCGCTGACGGAGCCCAGCCTGCAGAAGCGAGTGCTCATCAACAACATGCTGCGGCGCATCCAGGAGGAGCTCAAGCTGGAGGGCAGCCTGCGGCCCATGTTCTTCGCTGCCTCCCAGCCGCAAGATGACCCCCTGGACGAGGGCTACCGGGAGGCCCAGCCAGCCTTCAGCATCCTGTCAGCCACTGCACAGCCAGCCCAGCCCTCTGCTCTTACAAGCACTACACCACTAGAGTCCTGCCTCACCCCTGCTTCCCTCCTCGAGGATGATACTTCTTTTTGCACTTCTCCTCCAAGTCTGACTCCCCACCCCCAGCACGACGGGCCTACCAAACCACCTCCACCACCCCCGCTGGTGGCTATTAAAGACAGTTTTTCCTCGGCCTTGGATGAAATAGAGGAGCTTTGTCCCACATCTACCTCCCCTGAGACCGCAGCAGTGACAGTGACAACACCCAGAATGCCACCGCTGTCGCCAGCACCTGTATTAGACTCTAAAGACCTTGAGACCAACGTCTGTAGCCAAAAGTTTGAGGGACTGGTCACACAGCAGGAGAGCAAAGCATCAGCAGCCGCTGAATCAAAGCTAGTGGACTCATCGTCGCCCAGTAACTTTGAGATTACGACTTCCACTGGTTTTCTCACAGACCTGGCCCTGGATGACATCCTGTTTGCTGATATTGACACCTCTATGTACGATTTTGACCCATGCACGTCCACTACGGGGACCACCTCCAAAATAGCCCCTGTAACCGCAGACGATCTCCTCAAAACCTTATCTCCTTATAACAATCAACCAGTCACCCCAAATCAGCCTTTCAAAATGGACCTCACAGAGCTGGACCACATAATGGAAGTACTTGTTGGCTCTtga